A DNA window from Synergistaceae bacterium contains the following coding sequences:
- a CDS encoding NADP-dependent isocitrate dehydrogenase, translating into MKITMKTPLVEMDGDEMTRVIWQDIKNILLEPHIDLKTEYYDLGLRKRDETDDRITVEAAEAAKIYGVAVKCATITPNAQRMEEYGLKQMWKSPNGTIRAILDGTVFRAPIFIDCIKPVVRTWNKPITIARHAYGDIYKDVEMAIETPGKVYMTFEPADGDATKVRKELVHEFKGNGVVMGMHNLDKSIRSFARSCFKYALDTKQPLWFSTKDTISKKYDHRFKDIFREIFDAEYMADFENAGIEYFYTLIDDAVARVIRSDGGFIWACKNYDGDVMSDMVATAFGSLAMMTSVLVSPDGIFEYEAAHGTVTRHYCNYLKGEPTSTNPMATIFAWSGALRKRGELDGIKELQDFADSLESASIETIKSGIMTKDLVSIADLPHKKAVTTEEFLRAVSARI; encoded by the coding sequence ATGAAAATCACGATGAAAACCCCGTTGGTTGAGATGGATGGAGATGAGATGACCAGGGTCATCTGGCAGGACATCAAAAATATTCTCCTTGAGCCGCACATCGATCTGAAAACAGAATACTACGACCTGGGCCTCAGAAAGCGCGATGAGACTGATGACAGGATAACAGTTGAAGCGGCAGAAGCGGCAAAAATATATGGTGTGGCTGTAAAGTGTGCAACGATCACTCCTAATGCGCAAAGGATGGAAGAATACGGTCTGAAACAGATGTGGAAGAGCCCCAACGGGACCATCAGGGCGATCCTCGACGGGACTGTCTTTCGTGCGCCCATCTTCATCGACTGTATCAAGCCGGTGGTCCGCACATGGAATAAGCCGATAACAATAGCCCGTCATGCATACGGCGACATATATAAGGATGTAGAGATGGCCATCGAAACTCCGGGTAAGGTCTACATGACTTTTGAGCCTGCGGACGGCGATGCAACGAAGGTCCGTAAGGAACTGGTGCACGAATTCAAGGGCAACGGCGTCGTTATGGGTATGCACAACCTCGATAAATCAATACGAAGCTTTGCCCGCTCATGTTTCAAATACGCGCTCGATACAAAACAGCCGCTCTGGTTTTCAACCAAAGACACTATTTCAAAAAAATACGACCATAGGTTTAAAGATATTTTCCGGGAAATATTCGATGCGGAATACATGGCTGATTTTGAAAACGCCGGGATCGAGTATTTCTACACGCTCATTGATGACGCAGTAGCCAGGGTTATCCGTTCTGACGGGGGGTTTATCTGGGCATGCAAGAACTACGACGGGGATGTAATGTCAGACATGGTTGCCACTGCTTTCGGCAGCCTTGCAATGATGACATCTGTCCTTGTCTCGCCTGACGGTATCTTTGAGTATGAGGCCGCCCACGGAACGGTTACACGTCACTATTGTAATTACCTCAAAGGAGAGCCTACTTCGACTAATCCTATGGCGACGATTTTTGCCTGGTCGGGAGCACTCAGGAAGCGCGGAGAGCTCGACGGTATAAAAGAGCTTCAGGATTTCGCGGACAGTCTCGAAAGTGCATCTATAGAAACGATCAAATCGGGGATAATGACGAAAGATCTTGTCTCTATTGCTGACCTGCCGCATAAAAAAGCTGTTACGACGGAGGAATTTCTGAGGGCTGTATCTGCCAGGATCTAA
- a CDS encoding proline racemase family protein, translating to MKISKLVATIDSHTCGEPTRIILGGAPSFKGKTMSERWKDFCENHNDFRRFIMTEPRGHADMFGAIMVPPINPEAHTGVIFCDSGGSVSMCGHGSIGLSSAMVNLGMVPVTEPVTEVRLDTPAGLVTMSVDVENGEAVSATLKNVPAFVFAQNLDLYLPSIDRTVKFDICFGGSFFAILNAEDFGFEIVPSETAAITKMGLEVIKEANRQHMVQHPLIPENNRILLAEFGIHKHGRPARNCVIFGTCNVDRSPCGTGTCAKMALLAARGELKPGETFLHESILGTVFEGHYESGPKVGEFDSIQPYIKGTANIVGFNWLIQQDSDPLLPGFLLH from the coding sequence ATGAAGATCAGCAAGCTTGTCGCGACAATCGACTCTCACACCTGCGGGGAGCCGACAAGGATCATCCTTGGCGGGGCGCCGTCATTCAAGGGGAAAACCATGTCTGAACGCTGGAAGGATTTCTGCGAAAATCACAACGATTTTCGCAGATTTATCATGACGGAACCGCGAGGACACGCCGACATGTTCGGGGCAATAATGGTCCCGCCGATAAATCCGGAGGCACACACAGGCGTTATCTTCTGCGATTCGGGCGGAAGCGTATCTATGTGCGGGCATGGTTCGATCGGGCTCTCCTCCGCTATGGTAAACCTAGGGATGGTCCCTGTCACCGAACCTGTTACCGAGGTCAGGCTCGACACCCCTGCCGGACTCGTGACAATGTCGGTAGATGTAGAGAACGGAGAAGCAGTCAGCGCAACACTGAAAAACGTACCGGCTTTTGTTTTCGCACAAAATCTCGACCTGTACCTTCCGTCAATTGACAGGACAGTCAAATTCGACATCTGCTTCGGCGGCAGTTTTTTCGCCATATTAAATGCGGAGGACTTCGGCTTTGAAATTGTGCCGTCAGAGACTGCAGCGATAACAAAGATGGGGCTGGAAGTCATAAAAGAGGCCAACAGGCAGCACATGGTGCAACATCCCTTAATTCCTGAAAATAACAGGATACTTCTTGCGGAGTTTGGGATCCACAAACACGGAAGACCGGCACGCAACTGCGTTATATTCGGCACATGCAACGTTGACCGTTCTCCCTGCGGCACAGGCACCTGCGCAAAAATGGCATTGCTTGCAGCAAGGGGGGAACTGAAACCAGGTGAGACATTCCTTCATGAGAGCATTCTGGGCACCGTATTTGAAGGGCACTATGAATCTGGGCCTAAGGTAGGAGAGTTCGACTCGATCCAGCCATATATAAAGGGCACTGCAAATATAGTAGGATTCAACTGGCTGATCCAGCAGGACAGCGATCCGCTGCTGCCGGGTTTTCTGCTGCACTGA
- a CDS encoding FAD binding domain-containing protein produces MRIELTVNGKLYCADVPAMKLLLAVLRDDLGFKGAKEGCGEGECGACSVIMNGRLVNACLIPAVQASGSEILTIEGLGTSDDMDMLQRAFVTEGAVQCGFCTPGMILAARALLEENPMPTEEEIKIALSGNICRCTGYEKIYSAINRAVEEGYCETFRVRKNLCSGQAPILTSTDAISCFMPENLAEALCMLDKNIDVSLFAGTTDIVPDIKNDKFHPAKVLDLSRVPELKGINKTGDVIRIGSCVTNGDIIRSATVKKYLPALWEASMRSGAPAIQNRATIGGNLATASGAADLPSILLPLEASVVLESIDGAREMKLEKFIRGYRDPDRKPNEIMREIIIPVPKENSIQKFYKRGSRKALTLSRISLGFYAEVEGGVIREFRAAAGSMSPIPVRLPKLEAVLKEKRLDPELIAEASSVAGDEVNPRKSPAWRKAMASNLVRRFLEEIKTG; encoded by the coding sequence ATGAGGATAGAGCTTACCGTCAACGGTAAACTTTACTGCGCTGATGTTCCTGCCATGAAGCTGCTGCTTGCAGTCCTGCGCGATGATCTTGGGTTTAAAGGCGCAAAAGAGGGCTGCGGAGAGGGAGAGTGCGGAGCATGCTCGGTCATTATGAACGGGCGGCTTGTCAACGCATGCCTCATCCCGGCGGTGCAGGCGTCAGGCAGCGAGATATTGACTATAGAGGGGCTTGGCACGTCGGATGATATGGACATGCTCCAGAGGGCATTTGTCACAGAAGGCGCAGTCCAATGCGGCTTCTGCACTCCGGGTATGATACTGGCGGCGCGTGCGCTGCTTGAAGAAAACCCCATGCCGACAGAGGAGGAGATAAAAATAGCGCTGTCAGGCAACATCTGTCGCTGTACCGGGTATGAAAAAATTTACAGCGCTATAAACAGGGCGGTAGAAGAAGGTTACTGCGAGACGTTCCGCGTTCGTAAAAACCTCTGTTCAGGTCAGGCTCCTATCCTGACATCGACGGATGCGATCAGCTGTTTCATGCCCGAGAACCTCGCCGAGGCACTCTGTATGCTTGATAAAAACATCGATGTATCTCTGTTTGCAGGTACTACGGATATTGTTCCGGATATCAAAAACGACAAGTTCCATCCGGCAAAGGTACTCGACCTGAGCCGGGTGCCGGAGCTTAAGGGCATAAATAAAACAGGCGATGTGATTAGGATCGGAAGCTGCGTTACGAACGGAGACATAATCAGAAGCGCGACAGTGAAAAAATACCTGCCGGCACTTTGGGAAGCATCGATGAGAAGCGGTGCTCCTGCGATCCAGAACAGGGCTACAATAGGAGGTAATCTTGCCACGGCGTCAGGAGCCGCGGACCTCCCGTCTATACTTCTGCCGCTTGAGGCAAGTGTTGTCCTTGAAAGTATAGATGGAGCCCGTGAGATGAAGCTGGAAAAATTTATCCGCGGCTACAGAGACCCTGACCGCAAACCTAATGAGATCATGCGCGAAATAATCATACCTGTACCGAAGGAAAATTCCATACAGAAGTTCTATAAGAGAGGGTCGCGCAAGGCTCTCACTCTTTCCAGAATTTCACTTGGCTTTTACGCTGAGGTCGAGGGCGGAGTAATACGGGAGTTCCGCGCCGCGGCCGGCAGCATGTCGCCGATACCTGTCCGTCTTCCCAAGCTGGAGGCTGTATTAAAGGAAAAGAGGCTGGATCCGGAACTTATAGCAGAGGCATCCTCTGTTGCCGGGGATGAGGTAAATCCGCGCAAAAGCCCGGCATGGCGCAAAGCCATGGCTTCCAACCTTGTGCGAAGATTTCTTGAGGAGATAAAAACAGGATAA
- a CDS encoding hydratase: MRDGAYLLRGNLLLEDTGKIMLHEVNNSLIKAGLRPLEGDFPDKKTASEGTIAAGIIAAHNDGGTDDNYRIRFDSLASHDITYVGIIQTAIASGMKQFPVPYAMTNCHNSLCSVGGTINEDDHLFGLSAAKKFGGEFVPAHMAVIHSYVREMMSGCGRMILGSDSHTRYGALGTMGVGEGGPELVKQLVGRTYDFPRAEVIGVYLKGTPRKGVGPHDVALALIGAVFKDGFVKNKVLEFVGPGVANLPVEFRNGIDVMTTETACWSSIWQTDDRVKKYFDIHGRPYAYKKLEPAPVVWYDGVVIIDLDEVRPMIALPFHPSNVYTIDELNENTLDILKKIEKDALLQMGNPELSINLADKFRSGHLIVDQGIIAGCAGGTFDNIVAAAQILRGRGTGDSGFAFSVYPGSQPTMMELMANGSLADLISSGATIRTAFCGPCFGAGDTPANNGFSIRHTTRNFPNREGSRPGEGQISYVALMDARSIAATAANGGVLTSAEDFADSLHDVEYTFRGDIYDKKVYRGFGKAKPETELIYGPNICPWPKIYPMEDNLMLRVTSVITDPVTTTDELIPSGETSSLRSNPLKLAEYALSRKDPGYVGRAKAVLALEEARRHALDAGGSEVPAEVMSVMALVNAENSPENTGIGSVVVAVKPGDGSAREQAASSQKVLGGQANIAEEYATKRYRSNLINWGMIPFIIDPEEREKLSVGDWIFIPGIRHALEDGRDSVHVKVISGAATMDITLKMPALAKEDREIILAGCLMNYYSRQNGTSVK; this comes from the coding sequence ATGAGAGACGGCGCATATTTACTTCGTGGAAATCTATTGTTAGAAGATACAGGTAAAATAATGCTTCATGAGGTTAATAACAGCTTGATAAAAGCTGGCTTGAGACCTCTGGAAGGAGATTTTCCGGACAAGAAAACCGCATCAGAAGGTACTATAGCCGCCGGCATCATAGCAGCTCACAATGATGGCGGAACGGATGATAATTACAGGATCCGTTTCGATTCCCTTGCATCACATGACATTACTTATGTGGGGATAATTCAGACAGCCATTGCCAGCGGGATGAAGCAATTCCCTGTCCCTTATGCCATGACAAATTGCCACAACAGCCTCTGTTCTGTGGGAGGCACTATAAATGAAGATGACCATCTCTTTGGTCTGTCCGCCGCTAAAAAGTTTGGAGGAGAATTTGTTCCTGCACACATGGCGGTGATCCATTCCTATGTCAGGGAGATGATGTCCGGCTGCGGAAGGATGATCCTTGGCTCCGACAGCCACACACGCTACGGCGCCCTCGGAACCATGGGAGTGGGCGAGGGTGGTCCGGAGCTTGTCAAACAGCTGGTAGGCCGAACTTATGATTTTCCACGCGCAGAGGTCATAGGAGTGTATCTCAAAGGGACTCCGAGAAAGGGAGTAGGGCCGCATGATGTGGCGCTCGCACTTATAGGAGCTGTCTTCAAGGATGGATTCGTTAAGAATAAGGTGCTTGAGTTTGTCGGTCCCGGCGTCGCAAACCTTCCGGTGGAATTTCGTAACGGTATAGATGTGATGACGACGGAGACGGCATGCTGGTCTTCTATATGGCAGACAGATGACAGGGTAAAAAAGTATTTTGATATACACGGCAGACCATATGCCTATAAAAAGCTTGAGCCGGCTCCGGTTGTTTGGTACGACGGGGTTGTAATCATCGACCTTGACGAGGTAAGACCGATGATCGCCCTTCCGTTCCATCCCAGCAATGTTTATACAATTGATGAGCTGAACGAAAATACTCTGGATATTCTTAAAAAGATCGAAAAAGATGCGCTCCTGCAGATGGGAAATCCAGAACTGTCCATCAATCTTGCCGATAAGTTTCGGAGCGGACATCTTATTGTTGACCAGGGGATCATAGCAGGATGTGCCGGCGGCACATTTGATAATATCGTGGCAGCCGCACAGATTTTACGTGGGCGGGGTACCGGTGACAGCGGATTTGCCTTTAGTGTCTATCCCGGAAGTCAGCCGACCATGATGGAGCTTATGGCAAACGGTTCTCTCGCAGACCTGATATCATCCGGTGCAACTATAAGGACGGCTTTCTGCGGGCCATGTTTTGGTGCCGGTGATACCCCCGCAAATAACGGGTTCAGCATCAGGCACACGACACGAAATTTCCCGAACAGGGAGGGTTCCAGGCCGGGAGAGGGGCAGATCTCCTATGTTGCCCTTATGGATGCGCGTTCAATAGCCGCAACGGCGGCCAATGGAGGGGTCCTTACCTCTGCGGAGGATTTTGCAGATAGTCTGCATGATGTTGAATATACATTCCGAGGAGACATATATGATAAAAAGGTCTATCGCGGTTTTGGCAAAGCAAAGCCCGAGACCGAGCTTATATACGGCCCCAATATCTGCCCTTGGCCCAAGATATACCCGATGGAAGATAATTTAATGCTGCGCGTCACATCAGTGATAACAGATCCTGTGACGACGACAGACGAGCTGATACCCTCGGGAGAGACATCGTCCCTCCGTTCCAATCCATTGAAACTGGCGGAATATGCCCTTTCGCGCAAGGACCCCGGATATGTCGGAAGGGCAAAGGCAGTCCTGGCGTTGGAAGAGGCGCGCAGGCATGCGCTTGATGCCGGAGGCAGTGAAGTTCCCGCTGAGGTAATGTCTGTCATGGCGCTTGTAAATGCAGAAAATTCCCCAGAGAACACCGGGATAGGAAGCGTTGTGGTCGCAGTCAAGCCTGGAGATGGCTCTGCCAGGGAGCAGGCGGCGTCGTCACAGAAGGTGCTTGGCGGGCAGGCCAATATCGCAGAAGAATATGCGACAAAACGATACAGGAGCAATCTCATCAACTGGGGGATGATTCCTTTTATCATTGACCCTGAAGAGAGGGAAAAGCTCAGTGTCGGGGACTGGATATTCATTCCCGGAATACGCCATGCACTTGAGGATGGCAGGGATTCAGTCCATGTGAAGGTTATAAGCGGTGCTGCCACTATGGACATCACGCTTAAGATGCCGGCTCTTGCAAAAGAGGACAGGGAGATAATCCTTGCAGGATGCCTGATGAACTATTACTCACGGCAGAACGGCACATCGGTGAAATAA
- a CDS encoding RidA family protein, translating into MKEIISTDKAPAAIGPYSQGVRAGGFLFLSGQIPLDPATMAVVPGCVSCQTEQVLKNIKGALESQGLSLSDVVKTTVFIKDMNDFGTVNEVYAKYFTKEAPARSCVEVSRLPKDVLVEIEAIALLK; encoded by the coding sequence ATGAAAGAAATAATAAGCACTGACAAGGCGCCTGCGGCGATCGGACCATATTCACAGGGTGTCAGGGCAGGCGGGTTCCTTTTCCTTTCGGGACAGATCCCGCTGGACCCGGCAACAATGGCGGTAGTCCCGGGGTGCGTATCATGCCAGACCGAACAGGTTCTGAAAAATATCAAGGGAGCTCTTGAAAGCCAGGGGCTGAGCCTGTCTGATGTCGTGAAGACTACTGTCTTTATCAAGGACATGAACGACTTCGGCACGGTGAACGAAGTCTACGCAAAGTACTTCACAAAAGAAGCCCCTGCGCGTTCATGCGTAGAGGTTTCCCGTCTTCCTAAAGACGTTCTCGTGGAGATCGAGGCCATAGCTCTGCTTAAATAA
- a CDS encoding xanthine dehydrogenase family protein molybdopterin-binding subunit, whose protein sequence is MTDFKIIGRSLPRFDGPAKVSGETRYLADLDIPGCWIGGVVRSQVPRGRLKGIKLLPSFDWSNVSVVTASDIQGENFIAMVRSDYPALADKEINYASQAIALVAAPDEAMLKAAMRAVEVEIEPLPPILTIEESLAKKEIIWGEDNVIDEYLTERGDIEKGFADADIIVEGDWATGLHEQIYLETQGMAAEIRADGVVEVIGSLQCPFYVHNAVQKVLGLTAEKVVVKQSATGGAFGGKEDYPSVLGSYAALLAMKSKHPVRIIYGRSEDILVSPKRHPSKSHYKMGLKKDGMITALDVELMLDSGAYTTLSRVVLQRSHLHAAGAYYVPNVRVHSLALATNTPPNGAFRGFGAPQAIFGIERQMDLAARELGMDPLDLRLKNTLKTGDTFPYGQKFTENNNASAVLEKAAELSDYRRKRALYANQRQGRIRKGIGIAVALHGGGFTGSGEDKMGSTAKVSFDGDRFRIYTSSTEMGQGASMVLPMVAAESLGVTLDDVLYIVPDTSMTPNTGPTVASRTTMYAGKAVQNACENIKKKLEEWASSKGLSGDAPIIDTAKAYLEEHKVLDAIGMNIFSDGGKWDDEKFEGDAYRGYAWIANAIETEIDMDTYEVNATEAAVAAEVGRTINPMQAAGQLVGGVLQAIGWAHIEDIRVDGSGRYTAAHMNAYLVPTTLDTPAWKVELLEDPCAEGCYGAKGIGELPANAGAPAFISAIENATGVFARSIPLTGEKLFELLEKQAGKN, encoded by the coding sequence ATGACGGATTTTAAAATCATAGGGAGATCCTTACCTCGTTTTGACGGGCCTGCAAAGGTTTCAGGAGAGACAAGATACCTTGCGGATCTGGATATCCCGGGCTGCTGGATCGGTGGTGTGGTTCGGTCTCAGGTCCCACGCGGCAGGCTTAAAGGCATAAAACTTCTTCCTTCATTTGACTGGTCAAATGTCTCGGTTGTAACCGCAAGCGATATCCAGGGAGAAAACTTTATTGCTATGGTGCGCAGTGACTATCCTGCGCTTGCAGATAAAGAGATCAATTATGCGTCGCAGGCAATTGCGCTTGTTGCCGCGCCGGATGAAGCAATGCTCAAGGCCGCGATGCGGGCGGTCGAAGTGGAAATTGAACCTCTGCCGCCGATACTCACCATCGAAGAATCACTTGCAAAAAAAGAGATAATCTGGGGTGAAGATAACGTTATAGACGAGTACCTCACAGAGCGTGGCGATATCGAAAAAGGTTTTGCAGATGCCGATATCATCGTTGAGGGAGACTGGGCAACAGGTCTGCATGAGCAGATTTATCTTGAGACGCAGGGAATGGCGGCTGAAATAAGGGCAGACGGCGTGGTAGAGGTTATTGGATCCCTGCAGTGTCCCTTTTATGTTCACAATGCGGTCCAGAAAGTATTGGGACTGACGGCCGAGAAGGTTGTTGTAAAACAGAGCGCCACCGGCGGGGCCTTCGGCGGCAAGGAGGACTATCCTTCTGTGCTTGGCTCCTATGCCGCGCTTCTTGCCATGAAATCAAAACATCCCGTCAGGATAATTTATGGCCGATCTGAGGATATCCTTGTATCACCGAAGCGCCACCCATCAAAGAGCCATTATAAAATGGGGCTGAAAAAGGACGGCATGATAACCGCGCTCGATGTGGAGCTTATGCTGGACAGCGGGGCCTATACCACATTGAGCCGCGTTGTGCTGCAGCGCTCGCATCTTCACGCTGCAGGAGCATACTACGTTCCCAACGTCCGCGTGCACAGCCTTGCTTTGGCGACGAATACCCCGCCAAACGGAGCGTTCAGAGGGTTTGGAGCCCCGCAGGCGATATTCGGAATAGAACGACAGATGGATCTTGCAGCACGTGAGCTTGGAATGGATCCCCTGGACTTAAGACTTAAAAATACGCTGAAGACAGGCGATACGTTCCCTTACGGGCAGAAATTCACCGAAAACAACAATGCCTCGGCTGTGCTTGAAAAGGCAGCGGAGCTTTCCGATTATCGCAGAAAGCGTGCACTTTATGCAAATCAGCGGCAAGGACGTATACGCAAGGGTATCGGGATTGCCGTCGCACTGCATGGGGGCGGTTTTACAGGTTCCGGAGAGGATAAGATGGGCTCGACTGCAAAAGTCAGCTTTGACGGCGATCGGTTCCGCATCTATACGAGCAGCACGGAGATGGGACAGGGAGCCTCAATGGTGCTGCCAATGGTCGCGGCCGAGTCGCTCGGCGTTACCTTGGACGATGTGCTCTACATTGTACCTGACACGTCCATGACCCCTAATACCGGGCCTACTGTCGCATCGCGCACCACAATGTATGCAGGCAAGGCCGTGCAGAACGCATGCGAAAATATTAAGAAGAAACTGGAGGAGTGGGCGTCTTCGAAGGGGCTTTCAGGCGATGCGCCCATCATTGATACCGCAAAGGCATATCTTGAAGAACATAAAGTGCTTGACGCCATAGGAATGAATATTTTTTCAGACGGCGGCAAATGGGACGACGAGAAGTTCGAGGGCGACGCATACCGCGGTTATGCCTGGATAGCCAACGCCATTGAGACAGAGATCGACATGGACACTTACGAAGTCAATGCGACAGAAGCTGCCGTTGCCGCAGAAGTCGGACGTACGATCAACCCTATGCAGGCTGCCGGTCAGCTGGTTGGCGGAGTGCTTCAGGCGATAGGCTGGGCTCACATAGAGGATATCCGTGTCGACGGAAGCGGCAGATACACGGCTGCTCATATGAATGCCTATCTTGTGCCTACTACGCTTGATACTCCGGCGTGGAAAGTGGAACTGCTTGAGGATCCTTGTGCAGAGGGCTGCTACGGGGCGAAGGGAATAGGTGAGCTCCCGGCAAATGCCGGTGCTCCCGCGTTCATCTCTGCCATAGAAAACGCCACCGGCGTCTTTGCGCGGTCCATACCGCTGACAGGAGAGAAACTCTTTGAGCTGCTTGAAAAACAAGCAGGAAAGAACTGA
- a CDS encoding proline iminopeptidase-family hydrolase: MTPSLRTKYINVPGGYVYMCILGENEAEIPVLYLHGGPGGNFNSFSPMAQRIAENRIVYMYNQLGSDDSNNTGEESLWVPERYVEALNSIIANIGVPKLHLIGHSWGSFLAAEHILSTPKSPVISITMVSPYLSTEIWIRDAKIRLAELNKDYLKIVEECESSIHFDGQMYQDIIQEYNKNFQCRSLLSHQRQYRHLTKDFMTISGKNVYKHMWGPSEFTCNGILKDLDITGKLSKIKVAVLIICGQYDQVRNETCEYYRSLIPGSRMAIIPEASQMSFLENPDIFYNTLMNFYSCF, translated from the coding sequence ATGACACCGAGTTTGAGAACGAAGTATATCAACGTACCCGGCGGTTATGTATATATGTGCATACTCGGAGAAAATGAGGCCGAGATACCTGTCCTGTATCTGCACGGAGGTCCCGGAGGGAATTTTAACTCATTTAGCCCAATGGCTCAGAGGATCGCGGAAAATCGCATTGTTTATATGTATAATCAGTTAGGCAGTGATGATTCCAACAACACCGGCGAAGAGTCACTGTGGGTTCCCGAACGCTATGTAGAAGCACTTAACAGTATAATCGCAAACATTGGAGTTCCAAAACTGCATCTGATAGGCCACTCATGGGGTTCTTTTCTTGCTGCGGAGCACATCCTCAGCACACCCAAATCGCCGGTTATATCCATAACTATGGTCAGCCCGTATTTAAGCACGGAAATATGGATACGAGACGCAAAAATCAGGCTTGCGGAGCTTAACAAGGATTATCTTAAGATCGTAGAGGAATGTGAGAGCAGCATACATTTCGACGGACAGATGTACCAGGACATAATCCAGGAGTACAACAAAAACTTTCAATGCCGCAGCCTGTTGAGCCACCAGAGACAATATCGCCATCTGACAAAAGACTTTATGACGATATCAGGCAAAAATGTATATAAACATATGTGGGGACCAAGCGAATTCACATGCAACGGGATCCTGAAGGACCTGGACATTACAGGGAAGCTGTCGAAAATCAAAGTAGCTGTCCTGATCATATGCGGCCAGTATGACCAGGTAAGGAATGAGACCTGTGAATACTACAGATCACTGATACCGGGCTCGAGGATGGCTATTATACCGGAAGCCTCGCAGATGTCATTTCTGGAAAATCCTGATATTTTCTACAACACATTGATGAATTTCTATAGCTGCTTCTAG